From a region of the Alkalinema sp. FACHB-956 genome:
- the rplY gene encoding 50S ribosomal protein L25: MALKFSIEASKRPEGSKPNALRRGGQIPATVYGHNGTESVQLVVNQKEAEFLIRDAGRGATVELKVPDMNWTTGAKIQEVQAHPWKGSLYHISFLSAKG; encoded by the coding sequence ATGGCACTGAAATTTTCGATCGAAGCAAGCAAGCGTCCTGAAGGCAGCAAACCCAATGCCCTACGTCGCGGTGGTCAAATTCCTGCAACGGTTTACGGCCACAATGGTACGGAATCCGTGCAATTGGTGGTGAACCAAAAAGAGGCTGAGTTCCTCATCCGGGATGCAGGCAGAGGCGCAACGGTAGAACTGAAGGTTCCCGACATGAACTGGACAACCGGTGCAAAAATCCAAGAAGTGCAAGCCCATCCTTGGAAAGGGAGCCTGTACCACATCAGCTTCCTCTCTGCAAAGGGCTAA
- a CDS encoding ComEC/Rec2 family competence protein produces the protein MAFVCLAYILGLLATAIPWGLAIVPVLLSLAAITYPTWRSRWKLHAFSRKHLIAAGCVALLASFWYQLRIPQPGTHDISRFVPALTDRSVAVQGVVEASPRMTRSDRRQIWLQVQGLDPKGIQLSTDPAQARGKLYVTVGANLGKDLYPGAKVTLTGKLYLPQAAKNPGAFDFQQYLAQEGSFAGLRGESIQVPPGQQPRWGLWQIRQRIVRSQTAWLPHPEGELVSAMVLGGKAVDLPTTVKEDFRRAGLSHALAASGFQTSLILAVVLALTRRFSLRTQVMAGGTALAIFLGLAGVQPAILRAVVMGAAVLVGMALERQVKPIGSLLLSATLLLLINPLWIWDLGFQLSVLATMGLLVTVPPLTQWLDWIPSQLIPAIAVPIAAYLWTIPLQLQTFGLVSPYSIVANVLTTVFISVISLGGMVSALCAVVYPLAGSATAWLLHYPVWALLAIVRGFSQLPGNNIAVGTLPLVLMLALYGAIVLLWLRPNLRRYSWAFFLAGVAMVFLPAWQAQAQLTQVTALATSPQAVLVVQDRGKVLLINSGDAATAEMTVVPYLQSQGINQIDWAIALQKPNPDAWAALRKNIAVRNLYVDSAVDSTMSQQLKTQLQAQLKTQLKTQLKTRLPSGQTQVLALAAEARYTFGQMVMQSQPTGLTLTVRNQPWWLGRSRVQPSAHSTPSKVLDPPVIASSTANRLPILWWAGGAIPDAWLEQWKPQAAIAHGKRLNAQVEYTLKTQKVPLHWLPQNGALRWQPQTGFTTFSGEGSEWSSL, from the coding sequence ATGGCATTCGTTTGTCTTGCTTATATTTTGGGACTATTGGCTACAGCGATTCCCTGGGGGCTCGCGATCGTCCCTGTCCTGCTGAGCTTGGCGGCCATCACCTATCCCACCTGGCGATCGCGCTGGAAACTCCACGCCTTCAGCCGCAAACACCTGATTGCCGCTGGGTGTGTTGCCCTCCTCGCCAGCTTCTGGTACCAGTTGCGCATTCCCCAACCGGGAACCCATGATATCAGCCGCTTTGTTCCCGCACTGACGGATCGATCGGTGGCCGTCCAGGGCGTGGTGGAAGCCTCGCCTCGGATGACACGGAGCGATCGGCGTCAAATTTGGCTCCAGGTGCAGGGTTTGGATCCCAAGGGCATTCAACTCAGTACCGACCCGGCCCAAGCGCGGGGTAAACTCTACGTCACCGTCGGGGCCAATTTAGGCAAAGACTTGTATCCCGGCGCAAAGGTCACATTGACCGGAAAACTCTATCTGCCCCAAGCGGCAAAGAATCCTGGAGCCTTCGATTTTCAGCAATATCTTGCCCAGGAAGGCAGTTTTGCAGGGCTACGGGGTGAAAGCATTCAAGTCCCTCCCGGCCAGCAACCCCGATGGGGCCTATGGCAAATCCGCCAACGGATTGTCCGATCGCAAACCGCTTGGTTACCCCATCCCGAAGGCGAACTGGTCAGTGCCATGGTCTTGGGGGGGAAGGCCGTAGACTTGCCCACGACGGTCAAAGAGGACTTTCGCCGTGCCGGATTGTCCCATGCGCTGGCGGCATCCGGCTTTCAAACATCCTTGATTTTGGCCGTTGTTTTGGCCTTAACCCGCCGCTTTTCCTTACGAACCCAGGTGATGGCAGGTGGGACAGCCCTGGCAATCTTTTTGGGGTTGGCGGGGGTGCAACCGGCGATCCTCCGGGCGGTCGTCATGGGGGCAGCGGTGCTGGTGGGCATGGCCTTGGAACGGCAGGTCAAACCGATCGGGTCATTGCTCCTGTCCGCCACGCTGTTACTCTTGATTAACCCGTTGTGGATCTGGGATTTAGGCTTTCAACTGAGCGTGTTAGCCACCATGGGACTATTGGTCACTGTTCCGCCCCTCACCCAATGGCTCGATTGGATCCCCAGTCAACTCATTCCTGCGATCGCCGTTCCGATCGCGGCCTATCTCTGGACAATTCCCTTACAATTACAGACCTTTGGTCTAGTTTCTCCCTACAGCATTGTCGCCAACGTTCTCACCACCGTTTTCATTTCTGTCATCAGTCTAGGCGGAATGGTAAGTGCGTTGTGTGCAGTCGTCTATCCCTTGGCCGGGAGCGCAACGGCTTGGCTCTTGCATTATCCAGTCTGGGCCTTACTGGCGATCGTGCGAGGCTTTAGTCAACTTCCCGGCAACAATATTGCGGTGGGAACGTTACCGCTAGTGCTGATGCTGGCGCTCTATGGCGCGATCGTGTTGTTATGGCTCAGACCCAATTTACGGCGCTATAGCTGGGCCTTTTTCCTCGCGGGGGTCGCCATGGTGTTTTTACCCGCATGGCAAGCCCAGGCCCAGCTCACCCAGGTCACTGCATTGGCCACCAGTCCCCAAGCCGTTTTAGTCGTCCAGGATCGGGGCAAGGTGTTACTCATCAATTCAGGGGATGCCGCTACGGCGGAAATGACCGTTGTTCCCTACCTACAAAGCCAGGGCATTAACCAAATTGACTGGGCGATCGCCCTGCAAAAGCCGAACCCAGACGCTTGGGCTGCCCTACGAAAAAACATTGCGGTGCGTAACTTGTATGTTGATTCTGCCGTTGATTCCACAATGAGCCAACAGTTAAAAACTCAGTTACAAGCTCAGTTAAAAACTCAGTTAAAAACTCAGTTAAAAACGCGATTACCCAGCGGCCAAACCCAAGTCCTTGCCCTGGCAGCGGAGGCTCGTTATACCTTTGGCCAAATGGTGATGCAATCCCAACCCACAGGATTAACCTTGACCGTGCGCAATCAACCTTGGTGGTTGGGCCGATCGCGGGTACAACCGTCAGCCCATTCAACCCCGTCTAAGGTTTTGGATCCTCCAGTGATTGCATCCAGTACTGCCAACCGTTTACCAATTCTTTGGTGGGCAGGCGGAGCGATTCCAGATGCCTGGTTAGAACAATGGAAACCGCAGGCCGCGATCGCCCACGGCAAGCGGCTAAATGCACAAGTGGAATATACCCTCAAAACCCAGAAAGTGCCTCTGCATTGGCTTCCGCAGAACGGTGCACTACGCTGGCAGCCCCAGACTGGATTCACAACTTTTTCAGGAGAAGGCTCTGAATGGTCATCGCTGTAG
- a CDS encoding adenylosuccinate synthase: MANVVVIGAQWGDEGKGKITDLLSKSADVVVRYQGGVNAGHTVVVKDQTFKLHLIPSGILYPDTDCIIGSGTVIDPKVLIEELDQLVTLGISAENLMISETAHITMPYHRILDRAAEERRGNHKIGTTGRGIGPTYADKSERSGVRVVDLMDAESFKEQVRWAVASKNVLLEKLYDLPPLDPEEVIQEYLAYADRLRPHVVDSSLTISEAVQQKRNILFEGAQGTLLDLDHGTYPYVTSSNPVAGGACVGAGVGPTIIDRVIGVAKAYTTRVGEGPFPTELDGDVGELLCDRGAEFGTTTGRRRRCGWFDAVIGRYAVRINGLDCLAITKLDVLDTLDEIKVCVAYEIDGQRCDHFPTNAKQFAQCKPIYETVPGWKQSTEDCRSLEDLPQQALDYLKFLAELMAVPIAIVSLGASRDQTIIVEDPIHGPKRALLYENGAPQLEVSASS, encoded by the coding sequence TTGGCTAACGTAGTAGTAATTGGTGCCCAGTGGGGCGATGAAGGGAAGGGAAAGATCACCGATCTGCTGAGCAAGTCGGCGGATGTCGTCGTCCGGTATCAAGGTGGCGTGAACGCTGGGCACACAGTTGTGGTCAAGGATCAGACCTTCAAGTTACATCTCATTCCGTCTGGCATCCTGTATCCAGACACGGATTGCATTATCGGGAGTGGTACCGTAATCGATCCGAAAGTGCTGATCGAAGAGTTGGATCAGCTCGTCACCTTGGGCATTTCCGCTGAGAATCTCATGATCTCGGAAACCGCCCATATCACCATGCCCTACCACCGCATCCTCGATCGGGCGGCGGAAGAACGGCGGGGTAATCACAAAATTGGCACCACCGGGCGGGGCATTGGCCCAACCTATGCGGACAAGTCCGAACGGAGCGGTGTGCGGGTGGTTGACCTGATGGATGCGGAATCCTTCAAGGAGCAAGTGCGGTGGGCCGTCGCCAGCAAGAATGTCCTGCTGGAAAAGCTCTATGACCTGCCCCCCTTGGATCCCGAAGAAGTCATCCAGGAATATCTTGCCTACGCCGATCGCCTACGCCCCCACGTGGTCGATAGCTCCCTCACGATCTCGGAAGCCGTCCAGCAGAAGCGCAATATTCTGTTTGAAGGCGCACAGGGTACCCTTCTGGACTTGGACCACGGCACTTACCCCTACGTCACCTCCTCCAACCCGGTGGCCGGTGGCGCTTGTGTGGGTGCGGGTGTGGGGCCAACCATCATCGATCGCGTCATCGGGGTCGCCAAAGCCTACACCACCCGCGTCGGTGAAGGCCCCTTCCCCACAGAATTGGATGGCGATGTGGGTGAACTGCTCTGCGATCGCGGGGCAGAATTTGGTACCACCACGGGTCGTCGTCGCCGCTGCGGCTGGTTTGATGCGGTCATTGGCCGCTATGCCGTACGGATTAATGGCTTGGATTGTCTAGCAATTACCAAGCTAGATGTCCTGGATACGTTGGATGAAATCAAAGTTTGCGTGGCCTACGAAATTGACGGCCAGCGCTGCGACCATTTCCCCACCAACGCCAAGCAGTTTGCCCAGTGCAAACCGATTTACGAGACTGTTCCCGGTTGGAAACAGTCCACGGAAGACTGCCGTAGTCTTGAGGATTTGCCCCAGCAGGCGCTCGATTACCTCAAATTTCTGGCAGAATTGATGGCTGTGCCGATCGCGATCGTTTCCCTGGGCGCAAGTCGAGATCAAACCATTATCGTGGAAGATCCGATTCACGGGCCGAAGCGGGCACTGCTCTATGAAAATGGCGCACCTCAGTTGGAGGTTAGCGCAAGCAGCTAA
- the speD gene encoding adenosylmethionine decarboxylase — protein sequence MQQYDFYGRHLLLNFSGCEADLNDLEMIKRDMTDAINVIGATILSHLEHKFTPEGLSIIFLLSESHASIHTYPEYNACFLDVFTCGETIFVEPFGDILEERWRPRWVSRQMQERFDPARFDPTKLDAEKLNSVQLDPSQLKLPVLSGAVR from the coding sequence ATGCAACAGTACGATTTTTACGGTAGACACCTCTTGCTCAACTTTTCAGGCTGCGAAGCAGACCTGAATGATCTAGAAATGATCAAGCGAGATATGACCGACGCAATTAATGTGATCGGGGCTACGATTCTTTCCCATTTGGAGCATAAGTTTACTCCAGAGGGGCTTTCGATAATCTTCTTGCTTTCAGAATCTCACGCGAGTATTCACACTTATCCTGAATACAACGCTTGTTTCCTGGATGTATTCACGTGCGGCGAGACTATTTTTGTTGAACCTTTCGGCGACATTCTGGAAGAACGATGGCGGCCCCGCTGGGTTTCGCGACAGATGCAGGAACGTTTCGATCCGGCTCGGTTCGATCCCACGAAACTGGATGCAGAAAAACTCAATTCCGTGCAACTTGATCCCTCGCAGCTCAAGTTGCCAGTACTTAGTGGTGCAGTGAGGTAA
- a CDS encoding class I SAM-dependent methyltransferase → MRLEQVLPWGRSLKEYRDMFGLTQAELDLQILDCAGGPASFNAEMTALGKRVVSCDPVYQFSAEQIAQRIDEAVPQIVKSVEANREKFVWTGIDTLDELLRIRLTAMQTFLADFPQGLQAGRYRQDALPQLPFPDRAFDLVVSSHLLFTYSEHLSLDFHIAAITEMGRLAPDVRIFPLLMNMTGERSPYVDPVIEHFQALGYTLQIQTVPYEFQRGGNQILRLLSAPAGN, encoded by the coding sequence ATGCGTCTAGAACAAGTTTTACCCTGGGGCCGATCGCTCAAGGAATACCGGGACATGTTTGGGCTGACCCAGGCCGAATTGGATCTCCAGATCCTGGATTGTGCAGGGGGGCCAGCGAGCTTTAATGCGGAAATGACCGCGTTGGGCAAACGGGTGGTGTCCTGCGATCCGGTATACCAATTTTCCGCCGAACAAATTGCCCAGCGGATTGATGAAGCCGTCCCGCAGATTGTCAAAAGTGTGGAGGCCAACCGCGAAAAGTTTGTCTGGACTGGGATCGATACCCTCGATGAGCTACTGCGGATTCGCCTCACGGCTATGCAAACCTTTTTAGCGGACTTTCCCCAGGGGTTACAGGCGGGACGCTATCGGCAGGATGCCTTGCCCCAACTGCCCTTTCCCGATCGGGCCTTTGATTTAGTCGTTTCCTCTCACCTGTTGTTTACCTATTCGGAACATTTGTCCTTGGATTTCCACATCGCTGCCATTACAGAAATGGGTCGGCTAGCGCCCGATGTCCGCATCTTCCCATTGTTAATGAATATGACAGGAGAACGATCGCCCTACGTGGATCCTGTGATAGAACATTTCCAAGCCCTGGGTTATACCCTCCAGATCCAAACGGTTCCCTACGAGTTCCAGCGGGGCGGCAACCAGATTTTGCGGCTTTTATCAGCACCAGCGGGCAACTAA